A region of the Candidatus Eremiobacteraceae bacterium genome:
GACGGCGACACCCGCCAATTGAAGCAGATCGCGGAGCGCGCCGACAGCAAACGCGGCAGAATCGTCGACCGCGCACTTGTACACGTCGGGTTTCGCGTCGACCGGAACGTGCCCGATGATCTGGATCTGGGTCGCGCCGGGAGAACGAAAGCAATCCGCGTCGTCTAGGCCGTGAGCCGGCGACGTGATCGCATGCGATACGACCGTCATCGCGCCCCCGCTGGCTTCGATCTGCGCGGCGACCGGCTCTCCAGCGGACTTGCCCGGCGTCACCGTGACGTCCGCCGTCCCTTCCTCGACAGCCAAAGCTTGAACCGGCGGTTGATAGTAGTAGGGGAAGTCATCCCACGCCCAGCCGCTGCCATAGCGCTGCCGGTCGAAAAACGATTCGTCCACGACGACCGAGCCGGTTATGGTTTGAATTCCATGCGCGGCGACCGCCATGGCGGCGGCGCGGAGATCGTTGCGCGTGAGCACGGGATCGCCGCCCCCGACGAAAACGAGGTCGCCGTCGAGCACGCCTTGATCCACGGCCCCCCGAGCGAAGAGCTGCGTGCGGAAGCGATAGCGCGGACCGAGATAGGCGAGCGCGCTCGCGGCGTCGAGCAATTTGAAGTTTGAGGCCGGCGCGAACTCTCCGTCGGGCTCGCGCGAGGCGAGCACGCGTCCCGTCGACGCCTGTACGATCGAGACGCCGATGCGCGCGCGACGAAGCGGCGTTGTAGCAGCCAGGCGGTCGATGAGGGAATGCATCGAAGCGATCTGTGCGCTTGTGAACGGATGAGACGGACTGATCGGCGGCGCGGGTGCGGCGGCAACGTGCACGGGGAAGCACAACATAGCGCCCAGCGCCGCCGAGATCGCGAACTTACGACACATCGGCAGTGGTCTTTTCTACGAGCAGCCGCTCGCCTGCCGGGGAAGTGAGACGTATCGGCTGGTCGTGCGGCCATGCGACCGCTGCGATGACTGCCGCAGTGCACACGACGGCGCCAATCGCAAGCGCGATGCCGGCTCCATAGGCTTGCGCGATCGCGCCGGCCTGCAGCGCCCCCAGCGGAGCAAGCCCGACGAGCACGGTGTTGTATAGTCCGAGAACGCGCCCGCGGACTTCGGTGCTCGACTCTATCTGCAATAGCGAAGCGAAGCGCACCGCGAATTGAACCATGCACAGTCCGAGCGCGCCAACGGCGATCGAGGAGCTGACGAGCGAATGCGTGGCGGAGAACACGATAAGCGAAATCGGAAACAGCAAGCCCGTGACGATGAGCGAGCGCAGGCTCGTGCGGGACCGTCCTGCCATCGTGAGCGACCCGAGGAGCGCGCCGATGCCGAGGCATGTCATGAGAATGCCGAGGGCGTGCGCGCCGCCGTGCAGCACGTATTTCGCGAATACCGGCATCAGTAGGATATAGTTGTAGCCGAAGATGCTGAACACGAGAAGGCCTGCGAACATACGCGCGAGCAGCGGGTGGGCAAGCGCATAGCTGACGCCCTGAACGATCTGGCGGCGGAGCGGCTCCGACCTGCGCGCGGCCCGGGCGGCAGCGGCGCCCGGGCCGATGCGGATCGCCCACAACGCCCAGACCACGAAGACGTAGGAGAGCGCGTTTGAAAAGAAGTTGATCGCTTCGCCGCTGCGCACGATGATCAGCGCCGCGATCGTCGGGCCGACGATCCTTGCAACGTTGAATATGACGGAGTTCAGCGCGGTCGCGTTGATGATGTCTTCGGGTCCGACAAGGTCGAAGAGCAGCGACTGACGCACGGGGACGTCGAACGAGCTCACGACGCCCGCGAAGAGCGCGAGCCAAAAGATCGGCCAAAACGATGCAGCATGCGTCCATACGAGCAATCCAAGACTTAGCGCTTGGAACGCGAGCAAGGTCTGCGTGATCATCGCGAAGCGCCGCTTGTCGATCCGGTCGGCGAGCGCGCCCGCCAGCAGCGAGAAGAAGAGCGCAGGCAGCGTCTCCATGGCAGTGATGACGCCGAGAAGAAACGGCGACGACGTCACGCGCAGGACGAGCCACCCGGCAGCGACGATCTGCATCCAGCCGCCCGTCAAAGAGATCACCATGCCGATGAAATACAGCCGGTAATTCCGGTGGCGAAGGGCGGCGAACGTCCGCGCGAGCACACCCGAGGCTATTCCGGCCGACCGCTTAGGCAAGGATAAAACTCCAGCACGGCCGCAAGTCGCAGACCGTGCGAGCGGCGTCGGAAATACGTGCATTTATGTGGGTGAGCGTTGCTCACCCTAATACAAGATGCGTCGCCGCGCGACCTCGGACGCACAGGTCCGCGCCAATAATTCTGAATCACAACAAGACGCGATGATCGTGAACATGCTGGTTGAACTCAGCTCTTCGTTTACGACCGAGACCGAAGCTGCTCTGCTTAGCGCTGCCGGGCTTTCGCTCGAACACCGGCAAGGCGCAGCGGATCGAGACATCGAGTGGATCCGAGAAGTCTTCGGTGGTGTATGGCATAGCGAATCCGCGTCGGGTTGGAACTGGTTCGCGCGCAGGTCCGATGGCCGGCCTGGGGGCTTTTGCGCGTACGGTCAACGCGGCCATCGATGGTGGTGGATCGAGCACTGGCTCGACCAGCCCGGCGTCGGGATTTTTGGGCCGATGGGTGTCGATCCGGCGTTGCGAGGCAAACAGATCGGCAGAATACTCGCGCGCCGCGCGCTTGAGTCGATGAGGGTCCAGGGCCTGACGAGGGCCGTCATCGCGGCCGTCGGGCCCGTCGAGTTCTACGAGCATTGCTGCGGCGCGACGGTCGTAGAACGTCTGAAACGCCCTATCTAAAGCCCTCGCGCCAAGCAGCCGATGTAAGTAACAAGGGGACGCGTGCCGCAGGACTGGCGCGCGCCGTCACGTCGCATTCCGCTGACAGGATAACGAGCGTGCCGAGATCTAGGCGTTGGACGACCGACCCGGTGGTCCAAGACACAAGCAATACCACGGGACGCACGCGCTGGGAACCCACCCTCGCGTTTCCCAAGAATGGCCCACATCGCGCGACGATAGGCGACCGCCTATTCGCCGAAGTCCATATCGATGTCAAGATGCAGCAGGACCGCGACACGGCCCGTGAATTCGACACGACCGGGGCGCGCGCGCCGATGCCGTTCATCGAAAGCGTTGTCTACGACTACATGGGCGTGGATGCCGCCGGAACGTTGATCCTGCGCGAAACGTCGCGCCAAGGCGAACGCATCGAGCGTTCGATCCTGCACGTTCGATTAAAACCAAATGGGCCGACCAAGCTTCGCCTGCCATCGGGTGCCGTCAGCATCGAGATCGACGACGAGCAGGTCGCCGTCATCACCTGGCTAGGAACTTAAGCACTGATAGAACGCCGCAGCCAACCAGTCGAAGACGAACGCCGCCACGGCGAGGCTCTTGCGGCATTGGCCCGGCTATTGGCCGGCGAGCGCGAACGTTCCGATCTGATCCGCGAATTCTGCTCGATGATCGCGCGCGCGCGAAGGTACGCGGTCGTGTTGGTCGGCTGCGGCGAGCCGGACGGACGAGTTTCCCTGGTCGGCTCCGCGGGCGACGCAGAGGCCTATCTCACCGGCATCGAAATGCGTTGGGATGACCGGCGAGAAGGTGGCGGCCCGGTCGGCAGGGCGATCCGGCGCGGAGAGACGAGCGTCACCAAAATCGGAGAAGCCTCATTTGCGCCGTGGCGCGATCGCGCGCGGCGGTTCGGCATCCGGTGCGTCGTCGCACTGCCGATCATCACAGCGCGCGACGTCAGGTACGCGCTCGCGGTGTTCTCCACAGATGCCCGCCAAGTATGGGGCCACGATCTCACGATCTTAAAGCAACTCGCCGCCGATGTCGCCGTCGCACTTTAGGCCGATTCATGTCGGCGATGCCGAAGGTCCGGTTCGTTCTCGCGCGAACAGCGCAACGCGCGGCCCGTACGTGTGTCGCGAAGAGGAGAACGCGTGGCCAGCAAGGCGCTGACAGTTGGGACTTGCATCGCGGCACCCGGAACGACCACATACGGCACGTTTGAAGGCGTGCCACTTCCGTCCGGGGGCTTTGAACAGCTTCCGGTCGTCATCGTCGGCGGCAAGCGCGACGGCCCCACTTTTTGGCTCACTGCGAACATCCACGGCGACGAGGTGGCGGGCATACCGGTTCTCCACCGCTTGCTGCGAGACGATCTCAGCAAGAAGTTGCGCGGCACGCTCGTGGTCTTGCCGAGCCTCAATCCGGCAGGCCTACGCACTCGAAAGCGCCATCCGTACTACGATGACCGGGATCCGAATCGGACATTCCCGGGTCTGCGCCGCGCCGATGAGACGTCGCGCGAGCTGACCGTATTCGAGCGGCTGACCGCACGACTCTTCGATAGCATGAAGGAGAGCGCCGACTTCTATATCGACCTGCACTGCGCTTCGCTACTCTCTATACCGTTCAGCATTCGCGATCGCGTGCTGTACCGGCTCGAGTCCGACCGGCCGGCCGCTGAGGAACTCTCTCGTAAGCTCGACGAGATGGTGACCGCGTTTGGCTTCGGGGCGGTGGCGGAGTATTCGGCGCCTCAATACATCGGCAAAGAATTGCACCGCTCGACCACCGGCGCTGCGCTGCAAGAACTGCGGGTGCCTTCATTCACAGTGGAGCTCGGCGGCCATACGATCGCCATGGAAGCGAACGTTTCGGCAGCGGTGATCGGCCTTCGCAACGTCATTCGGTGGGCCGG
Encoded here:
- the dacB gene encoding D-alanyl-D-alanine carboxypeptidase/D-alanyl-D-alanine-endopeptidase, with the protein product MCRKFAISAALGAMLCFPVHVAAAPAPPISPSHPFTSAQIASMHSLIDRLAATTPLRRARIGVSIVQASTGRVLASREPDGEFAPASNFKLLDAASALAYLGPRYRFRTQLFARGAVDQGVLDGDLVFVGGGDPVLTRNDLRAAAMAVAAHGIQTITGSVVVDESFFDRQRYGSGWAWDDFPYYYQPPVQALAVEEGTADVTVTPGKSAGEPVAAQIEASGGAMTVVSHAITSPAHGLDDADCFRSPGATQIQIIGHVPVDAKPDVYKCAVDDSAAFAVGALRDLLQLAGVAVGSTPRGAAPDDGPLDIEDRGPLPASATSRYPDAALVWSHESPTVAALITTMMPPSDNFIAEHLFKALPTAAFHQRGSFDGGADVERKFIASLGLDPASIDNGDGSGLSEGDRITPRDITTILRWEWQGPYRDLYVYSLGRPGIDGTVRRHLVGTDSVGRVWAKDGYIWHVSTFSGYAFTRHHGLVVFSIMMNDADGPLAPSHAAQDVIVRTLVDLP
- a CDS encoding MFS transporter; the protein is MPKRSAGIASGVLARTFAALRHRNYRLYFIGMVISLTGGWMQIVAAGWLVLRVTSSPFLLGVITAMETLPALFFSLLAGALADRIDKRRFAMITQTLLAFQALSLGLLVWTHAASFWPIFWLALFAGVVSSFDVPVRQSLLFDLVGPEDIINATALNSVIFNVARIVGPTIAALIIVRSGEAINFFSNALSYVFVVWALWAIRIGPGAAAARAARRSEPLRRQIVQGVSYALAHPLLARMFAGLLVFSIFGYNYILLMPVFAKYVLHGGAHALGILMTCLGIGALLGSLTMAGRSRTSLRSLIVTGLLFPISLIVFSATHSLVSSSIAVGALGLCMVQFAVRFASLLQIESSTEVRGRVLGLYNTVLVGLAPLGALQAGAIAQAYGAGIALAIGAVVCTAAVIAAVAWPHDQPIRLTSPAGERLLVEKTTADVS
- a CDS encoding GNAT family N-acetyltransferase; protein product: MRRRATSDAQVRANNSESQQDAMIVNMLVELSSSFTTETEAALLSAAGLSLEHRQGAADRDIEWIREVFGGVWHSESASGWNWFARRSDGRPGGFCAYGQRGHRWWWIEHWLDQPGVGIFGPMGVDPALRGKQIGRILARRALESMRVQGLTRAVIAAVGPVEFYEHCCGATVVERLKRPI
- a CDS encoding GAF domain-containing protein; protein product: MARLLAGERERSDLIREFCSMIARARRYAVVLVGCGEPDGRVSLVGSAGDAEAYLTGIEMRWDDRREGGGPVGRAIRRGETSVTKIGEASFAPWRDRARRFGIRCVVALPIITARDVRYALAVFSTDARQVWGHDLTILKQLAADVAVAL
- a CDS encoding succinylglutamate desuccinylase/aspartoacylase family protein: MASKALTVGTCIAAPGTTTYGTFEGVPLPSGGFEQLPVVIVGGKRDGPTFWLTANIHGDEVAGIPVLHRLLRDDLSKKLRGTLVVLPSLNPAGLRTRKRHPYYDDRDPNRTFPGLRRADETSRELTVFERLTARLFDSMKESADFYIDLHCASLLSIPFSIRDRVLYRLESDRPAAEELSRKLDEMVTAFGFGAVAEYSAPQYIGKELHRSTTGAALQELRVPSFTVELGGHTIAMEANVSAAVIGLRNVIRWAGMLDDPIEAMPDLPMPPDNRVRRRDDGPYPSHAGILDYTVAAGDHVLAGGVVAELRDLWGRPVGDGTVVAAADSWIIGLEDGILAYPGAAIAHIGLVDEGSLVEAWPA